A window of Ignavibacterium sp. contains these coding sequences:
- the pta gene encoding phosphate acetyltransferase, whose amino-acid sequence MELLNQIKEKARLKNKTIVLPESHDERVLKAAEILTKEKICKVITLGNPDKVKSDAQKLGVNLTGVEIIDHQPHPKFDEFSNIYYELRKQKGMTQEQAKETMKRDLFFAAMMLREGLVDGSVAGSFASTADVMKAGIQIVGMPEGISIVSSFFLMIFKDRTFSFADCAVVPNPDAEQLADIAISTADNHKKLTGEEPLVAMLSFSTKGSATHELVDKVIKATELVKSKRPDLQVDGELQFDAAIIESIGKRKAPNSNVAGKANVLIFPDLNAGNIGYKIAERLGGAQAVGPMVQGLRKPFFDLSRGCSVDDIVNTTAINVLMG is encoded by the coding sequence ATGGAATTATTAAATCAGATTAAAGAAAAAGCAAGATTGAAGAACAAAACTATAGTTCTTCCTGAATCTCACGATGAAAGAGTTCTCAAGGCAGCAGAAATTTTAACCAAAGAAAAAATTTGCAAAGTGATTACCCTCGGAAATCCTGATAAGGTAAAATCTGATGCTCAAAAACTCGGAGTTAATCTTACCGGAGTAGAAATTATTGATCATCAACCTCATCCTAAGTTCGATGAGTTCTCAAACATTTACTATGAGCTAAGAAAGCAAAAAGGAATGACTCAGGAACAAGCTAAAGAGACTATGAAAAGGGATTTGTTTTTCGCAGCGATGATGTTAAGAGAAGGCCTTGTTGATGGAAGTGTTGCTGGTTCTTTTGCATCGACTGCAGATGTGATGAAAGCAGGAATTCAGATTGTCGGAATGCCTGAAGGGATTTCAATCGTATCAAGTTTCTTTCTGATGATATTTAAAGACAGAACATTCAGTTTTGCTGATTGCGCCGTTGTTCCAAATCCGGATGCAGAACAACTTGCTGATATTGCAATTTCCACTGCTGATAATCACAAAAAATTAACAGGCGAAGAACCACTTGTAGCTATGCTTTCATTTTCGACAAAAGGAAGCGCAACTCACGAACTTGTTGATAAAGTTATTAAAGCCACTGAGCTTGTAAAATCCAAAAGACCAGATTTGCAGGTCGATGGTGAACTACAATTTGATGCGGCAATTATTGAATCAATCGGGAAAAGAAAAGCTCCGAACAGTAATGTTGCCGGTAAAGCAAATGTACTAATCTTCCCCGACCTTAATGCCGGCAACATAGGATATAAAATTGCAGAAAGATTGGGCGGTGCTCAGGCAGTTGGTCCAATGGTTCAGGGATTAAGAAAACCATTCTTTGATTTGAGTCGCGGCTGCAGCGTTGATGACATTGTGAACACAACTGCTATAAATGTTCTGATGGGTTAA
- a CDS encoding DUF72 domain-containing protein, which produces MKNKRSKIYFGTCSWKYDSWEGLVYSKPKGINMLEEYSRQFNSVEIDQWFWSLYAVNKISLPKESDVKLYAESVPDEFRFTIKIPNSITLTHFYRKNKSEELKPNPHFLSPDLFNEFLSTLKPMQNKIGVLMFQFEYLNREKMSNQIEFVERFEAFLQNIKTEYQLGIEIRNPNYLNKKYFEFLKKNKLSMVFLQGYYMPPIWEVFKTSKELLLSPVVIRLHGPDRSGIEEKTGNVWNQIVEPKDEELPKIVEIINYLSEKQTDVYVNVNNHYEGSAPLTIRKLKEILSDNE; this is translated from the coding sequence ATGAAAAACAAAAGATCAAAAATTTATTTCGGAACTTGTAGTTGGAAATATGATTCGTGGGAAGGATTAGTATATTCCAAGCCAAAAGGAATTAATATGCTTGAAGAATATTCCAGACAATTTAATTCTGTTGAGATAGATCAGTGGTTCTGGTCACTATATGCAGTGAATAAAATTTCTCTTCCAAAAGAAAGTGATGTGAAACTTTACGCTGAATCTGTTCCAGATGAATTCAGATTTACAATAAAAATTCCAAACAGTATAACTCTTACACATTTCTACAGAAAAAATAAATCTGAAGAGTTGAAACCAAATCCTCATTTTCTAAGTCCGGATTTGTTTAATGAATTTCTCTCAACTCTGAAACCTATGCAAAATAAAATTGGTGTTTTGATGTTTCAGTTTGAATACCTGAATAGGGAAAAGATGAGCAATCAGATTGAGTTTGTGGAAAGGTTTGAAGCTTTTCTTCAAAACATTAAAACTGAATATCAATTAGGAATTGAAATTCGTAATCCAAACTATCTTAACAAAAAATATTTTGAATTCCTTAAAAAGAATAAATTGTCGATGGTATTTCTTCAAGGATATTATATGCCACCGATATGGGAAGTCTTTAAAACTTCAAAAGAATTACTTTTAAGTCCGGTTGTAATCCGGCTTCACGGACCTGACAGATCAGGCATTGAGGAGAAAACAGGAAATGTGTGGAATCAAATTGTCGAACCCAAAGATGAAGAGCTACCAAAAATTGTGGAAATAATTAATTATTTATCCGAGAAACAGACCGATGTTTATGTAAATGTTAATAATCATTATGAAGGAAGCGCACCATTAACAATCAGAAAGCTGAAAGAAATATTATCAGATAATGAGTAG